In Oryza sativa Japonica Group chromosome 2, ASM3414082v1, the following are encoded in one genomic region:
- the LOC4330676 gene encoding uncharacterized protein isoform X5 — MAMLLRRRLPLARLLRPLQAEAAASTTSSPPPLQNRPAAASPSHALGSRLGFLNGVPGAPGAREASAFTTAGFLAAGAAAALASLPVAYADANEGVVDSAVSSDAAVKPVNPDAAVSSDVAVGEDLAHKERKRIIELIQSRGMPHGSYPQFDVAVKGQKVVVKFNVPSTCSLSDLIVDLVTHIGLEAEQGGGGSEMLLRAWNSVAARQITLNPHKKTTSNGDDNEDDLCVLIFEPLVGSQYSEVEFIKRGGFSLRELEALTSVLKLVGQKDVKQSSGKGNKSYTTRKGNGQRSKHVPSMEKTISDLEGMGVRVYGFDETSSIPMDGSGTVMWENIAGYEPQKREIEDTILLALQSPEVYDEIARATRCKFETNRPRAVLFEGPPGTGKTSSARVIAKQAGVPLLYVPLEIIMSKYYGESERLLGSVFSLANDLPDGGIIFLDEVDSFASARDSEMHEATRRILSVILRQIDGFEQDRRVVVIAATNRKEDLDPALISRFDSIICFDLPDQQTRAEISAQYAKHLTKSELFQFSLATEEMSGRDIRDICQQAERHWASKLIRGQVPKNDKGEPSLPPVEEYVACSEQRRRSLPNRTTRQNV; from the exons atggccatgcttctccgccgccgcctcccgctggcccgcctcctccggccgctgcaggccgaggcggcggcttCCACtacctcctcaccgccgcctctccagaaccgtcccgccgccgcgtcgccttccCACGCGCTGGGATCACGTTTAGGGTTTTTGAATGGGGTACCAGGTGCCCCGGGGGCGCGTGAGGCTTCGGCGTTCACTACGGCcggcttcctcgccgccggcgcggccgccgctctCGCGTCTCTGCCGGTGGCCTACGCCGATGCCAATGAG GGCGTTGTAGACTCGGCTGTAAGCTCTGATGCGGCTGTGAAACCTGTGAACCCTGATGCGGCTGTGAGCTCTGAtgtggcggtgggggaggatCTGGCCCataaggagaggaagaggataaTAGAGCTCATTCAGAGCCGAGGGATGCCACACGGGTCATACCCGCAATTTGATGTGGCAGTGAAGGGCCAAAAG GTGGTCGTTAAATTTAATGTACCATCAACTTGTAGCTTATCAGACCTTATTGTTGATCTCGTAACACATATCGGACTTGAGGCAGAACAAGGTGGTGGCGGCTCTGAGATGCTACTGCGTGCTTGGAACAG TGTAGCTGCACGTCAGATAACGTTGAACCCTCACAAGAAGACAACGAGCAATGGAGATGACAATGAAGATGATCTTTGTGTCTTGATATTTGAACCACTTGTGGGATCTCAATATTCT GAAGTTGAATTCATCAAGCGTGGTGGATTTAGTTTGAGAGAGCTTGAAGCTTTGACAAGTGTTTTGAAATTAGTGGGCCAGAAAGATGTTAAGCAATCATCAGGGAAGGGCAATAAGTCATACACAACAAGAAAAGGAAATGGTCAGAGATCCAAGCATGTACCATCTATGGAAAAAACTATATCTGATTTAGAGGGTATGGGAGTTCGGGTCTATGGATTTGATGAGACCTCAAGTATTCCAATGGATGGTAGTGGTACTGTTATGTGGGAGAACATTGCTGGATATGAACCTCAGAAAAG GGAGATAGAGGACACTATCCTCTTGGCTTTACAGAGCCCTGAAGTGTACGATGAAATTGCCCGTGCTACACGATGCAAATTTGAGACAAACCGACCTCGAGCTGTTTTGTTTGAAGGCCCACCAG GCACTGGTAAGACTTCTTCTGCTCGAGTTATTGCCAAGCAAGCT GGAGTTCCGCTGTTATATGTGCCACTGGAAATCATAATGTCAAAATATTATGGTGAAAGCGAGCGCCTTTTGGGATCTGTTTTTTCACTTGCCAATGACCTTCCTGATGGAGGTATAATTTTTCTAGATGAG GTAGACTCTTTTGCTAGCGCTCGAGATAGTGAAATGCATGAAGCTACACGAAGGATATTATCAGTAATTTTGCGGCAG ATTGATGGGTTTGAGCAGGATAGACGTGTTGTGGTTATTGCTGCAACAAATAGAAAGGAAGACCTTGATCCTGCCCTCATCAG CCGTTTtgattcaatcatttgttttgACTTACCGGATCAGCAAACCCGCGCAGAAATATCTGCCCAGTATGCAAAACATTTGACTAAATCTGAATTGTTTCAATTTTCATTGGCCACTGAAGA GATGTCAGGAAGAGATATCAGGGATATTTGCCAGCAAGCAGAAAGACATTGGGCATCAAAG TTGATAAGGGGACAAGTACCAAAAAATGATAAGGGGGAGCCGAGTCTTCCTCCAGTCGAAGAGTATGTTGCATGTTCTGAACAACGCAGAAGATCTTTGCCGAATAGAACAA CACGACAAAACGTATAA
- the LOC4330676 gene encoding 26S proteasome regulatory subunit 6B homolog isoform X4, which yields MAMLLRRRLPLARLLRPLQAEAAASTTSSPPPLQNRPAAASPSHALGSRLGFLNGVPGAPGAREASAFTTAGFLAAGAAAALASLPVAYADANEGVVDSAVSSDAAVKPVNPDAAVSSDVAVGEDLAHKERKRIIELIQSRGMPHGSYPQFDVAVKGQKVVVKFNVPSTCSLSDLIVDLVTHIGLEAEQGGGGSEMLLRAWNSVAARQITLNPHKKTTSNGDDNEDDLCVLIFEPLVGSQYSVSSYEVEFIKRGGFSLRELEALTSVLKLVGQKDVKQSSGKGNKSYTTRKGNGQRSKHVPSMEKTISDLEGMGVRVYGFDETSSIPMDGSGTVMWENIAGYEPQKREIEDTILLALQSPEVYDEIARATRCKFETNRPRAVLFEGPPGTGKTSSARVIAKQAGVPLLYVPLEIIMSKYYGESERLLGSVFSLANDLPDGGIIFLDEVDSFASARDSEMHEATRRILSVILRQIDGFEQDRRVVVIAATNRKEDLDPALISRFDSIICFDLPDQQTRAEISAQYAKHLTKSELFQFSLATEEMSGRDIRDICQQAERHWASKLIRGQVPKNDKGEPSLPPVEEYVACSEQRRRSLPNRTTRQNV from the exons atggccatgcttctccgccgccgcctcccgctggcccgcctcctccggccgctgcaggccgaggcggcggcttCCACtacctcctcaccgccgcctctccagaaccgtcccgccgccgcgtcgccttccCACGCGCTGGGATCACGTTTAGGGTTTTTGAATGGGGTACCAGGTGCCCCGGGGGCGCGTGAGGCTTCGGCGTTCACTACGGCcggcttcctcgccgccggcgcggccgccgctctCGCGTCTCTGCCGGTGGCCTACGCCGATGCCAATGAG GGCGTTGTAGACTCGGCTGTAAGCTCTGATGCGGCTGTGAAACCTGTGAACCCTGATGCGGCTGTGAGCTCTGAtgtggcggtgggggaggatCTGGCCCataaggagaggaagaggataaTAGAGCTCATTCAGAGCCGAGGGATGCCACACGGGTCATACCCGCAATTTGATGTGGCAGTGAAGGGCCAAAAG GTGGTCGTTAAATTTAATGTACCATCAACTTGTAGCTTATCAGACCTTATTGTTGATCTCGTAACACATATCGGACTTGAGGCAGAACAAGGTGGTGGCGGCTCTGAGATGCTACTGCGTGCTTGGAACAG TGTAGCTGCACGTCAGATAACGTTGAACCCTCACAAGAAGACAACGAGCAATGGAGATGACAATGAAGATGATCTTTGTGTCTTGATATTTGAACCACTTGTGGGATCTCAATATTCTGTCAGTTCCTAT GAAGTTGAATTCATCAAGCGTGGTGGATTTAGTTTGAGAGAGCTTGAAGCTTTGACAAGTGTTTTGAAATTAGTGGGCCAGAAAGATGTTAAGCAATCATCAGGGAAGGGCAATAAGTCATACACAACAAGAAAAGGAAATGGTCAGAGATCCAAGCATGTACCATCTATGGAAAAAACTATATCTGATTTAGAGGGTATGGGAGTTCGGGTCTATGGATTTGATGAGACCTCAAGTATTCCAATGGATGGTAGTGGTACTGTTATGTGGGAGAACATTGCTGGATATGAACCTCAGAAAAG GGAGATAGAGGACACTATCCTCTTGGCTTTACAGAGCCCTGAAGTGTACGATGAAATTGCCCGTGCTACACGATGCAAATTTGAGACAAACCGACCTCGAGCTGTTTTGTTTGAAGGCCCACCAG GCACTGGTAAGACTTCTTCTGCTCGAGTTATTGCCAAGCAAGCT GGAGTTCCGCTGTTATATGTGCCACTGGAAATCATAATGTCAAAATATTATGGTGAAAGCGAGCGCCTTTTGGGATCTGTTTTTTCACTTGCCAATGACCTTCCTGATGGAGGTATAATTTTTCTAGATGAG GTAGACTCTTTTGCTAGCGCTCGAGATAGTGAAATGCATGAAGCTACACGAAGGATATTATCAGTAATTTTGCGGCAG ATTGATGGGTTTGAGCAGGATAGACGTGTTGTGGTTATTGCTGCAACAAATAGAAAGGAAGACCTTGATCCTGCCCTCATCAG CCGTTTtgattcaatcatttgttttgACTTACCGGATCAGCAAACCCGCGCAGAAATATCTGCCCAGTATGCAAAACATTTGACTAAATCTGAATTGTTTCAATTTTCATTGGCCACTGAAGA GATGTCAGGAAGAGATATCAGGGATATTTGCCAGCAAGCAGAAAGACATTGGGCATCAAAG TTGATAAGGGGACAAGTACCAAAAAATGATAAGGGGGAGCCGAGTCTTCCTCCAGTCGAAGAGTATGTTGCATGTTCTGAACAACGCAGAAGATCTTTGCCGAATAGAACAA CACGACAAAACGTATAA
- the LOC4330676 gene encoding 26S proteasome regulatory subunit 6B homolog isoform X3, giving the protein MAMLLRRRLPLARLLRPLQAEAAASTTSSPPPLQNRPAAASPSHALGSRLGFLNGVPGAPGAREASAFTTAGFLAAGAAAALASLPVAYADANEGVVDSAVSSDAAVKPVNPDAAVSSDVAVGEDLAHKERKRIIELIQSRGMPHGSYPQFDVAVKGQKVVVKFNVPSTCSLSDLIVDLVTHIGLEAEQGGGGSEMLLRAWNSVAARQITLNPHKKTTSNGDDNEDDLCVLIFEPLVGSQYSVSSYEVEFIKRGGFSLRELEALTSVLKLVGQKDVKQSSGKGNKSYTTRKGNGQRSKHVPSMEKTISDLEGMGVRVYGFDETSSIPMDGSGTVMWENIAGYEPQKREIEDTILLALQSPEVYDEIARATRCKFETNRPRAVLFEGPPGTGKTSSARVIAKQAGVPLLYVPLEIIMSKYYGESERLLGSVFSLANDLPDGGIIFLDEVDSFASARDSEMHEATRRILSVILRQIDGFEQDRRVVVIAATNRKEDLDPALISRFDSIICFDLPDQQTRAEISAQYAKHLTKSELFQFSLATEEMSGRDIRDICQQAERHWASKLIRGQVPKNDKGEPSLPPVEEYVACSEQRRRSLPNRTNFRHLFS; this is encoded by the exons atggccatgcttctccgccgccgcctcccgctggcccgcctcctccggccgctgcaggccgaggcggcggcttCCACtacctcctcaccgccgcctctccagaaccgtcccgccgccgcgtcgccttccCACGCGCTGGGATCACGTTTAGGGTTTTTGAATGGGGTACCAGGTGCCCCGGGGGCGCGTGAGGCTTCGGCGTTCACTACGGCcggcttcctcgccgccggcgcggccgccgctctCGCGTCTCTGCCGGTGGCCTACGCCGATGCCAATGAG GGCGTTGTAGACTCGGCTGTAAGCTCTGATGCGGCTGTGAAACCTGTGAACCCTGATGCGGCTGTGAGCTCTGAtgtggcggtgggggaggatCTGGCCCataaggagaggaagaggataaTAGAGCTCATTCAGAGCCGAGGGATGCCACACGGGTCATACCCGCAATTTGATGTGGCAGTGAAGGGCCAAAAG GTGGTCGTTAAATTTAATGTACCATCAACTTGTAGCTTATCAGACCTTATTGTTGATCTCGTAACACATATCGGACTTGAGGCAGAACAAGGTGGTGGCGGCTCTGAGATGCTACTGCGTGCTTGGAACAG TGTAGCTGCACGTCAGATAACGTTGAACCCTCACAAGAAGACAACGAGCAATGGAGATGACAATGAAGATGATCTTTGTGTCTTGATATTTGAACCACTTGTGGGATCTCAATATTCTGTCAGTTCCTAT GAAGTTGAATTCATCAAGCGTGGTGGATTTAGTTTGAGAGAGCTTGAAGCTTTGACAAGTGTTTTGAAATTAGTGGGCCAGAAAGATGTTAAGCAATCATCAGGGAAGGGCAATAAGTCATACACAACAAGAAAAGGAAATGGTCAGAGATCCAAGCATGTACCATCTATGGAAAAAACTATATCTGATTTAGAGGGTATGGGAGTTCGGGTCTATGGATTTGATGAGACCTCAAGTATTCCAATGGATGGTAGTGGTACTGTTATGTGGGAGAACATTGCTGGATATGAACCTCAGAAAAG GGAGATAGAGGACACTATCCTCTTGGCTTTACAGAGCCCTGAAGTGTACGATGAAATTGCCCGTGCTACACGATGCAAATTTGAGACAAACCGACCTCGAGCTGTTTTGTTTGAAGGCCCACCAG GCACTGGTAAGACTTCTTCTGCTCGAGTTATTGCCAAGCAAGCT GGAGTTCCGCTGTTATATGTGCCACTGGAAATCATAATGTCAAAATATTATGGTGAAAGCGAGCGCCTTTTGGGATCTGTTTTTTCACTTGCCAATGACCTTCCTGATGGAGGTATAATTTTTCTAGATGAG GTAGACTCTTTTGCTAGCGCTCGAGATAGTGAAATGCATGAAGCTACACGAAGGATATTATCAGTAATTTTGCGGCAG ATTGATGGGTTTGAGCAGGATAGACGTGTTGTGGTTATTGCTGCAACAAATAGAAAGGAAGACCTTGATCCTGCCCTCATCAG CCGTTTtgattcaatcatttgttttgACTTACCGGATCAGCAAACCCGCGCAGAAATATCTGCCCAGTATGCAAAACATTTGACTAAATCTGAATTGTTTCAATTTTCATTGGCCACTGAAGA GATGTCAGGAAGAGATATCAGGGATATTTGCCAGCAAGCAGAAAGACATTGGGCATCAAAG TTGATAAGGGGACAAGTACCAAAAAATGATAAGGGGGAGCCGAGTCTTCCTCCAGTCGAAGAGTATGTTGCATGTTCTGAACAACGCAGAAGATCTTTGCCGAATAGAACAA ATTTTAGGCATCTCTTCTCGTGA
- the LOC4330676 gene encoding uncharacterized protein isoform X2: MAMLLRRRLPLARLLRPLQAEAAASTTSSPPPLQNRPAAASPSHALGSRLGFLNGVPGAPGAREASAFTTAGFLAAGAAAALASLPVAYADANEGVVDSAVSSDAAVKPVNPDAAVSSDVAVGEDLAHKERKRIIELIQSRGMPHGSYPQFDVAVKGQKVVVKFNVPSTCSLSDLIVDLVTHIGLEAEQGGGGSEMLLRAWNSVAARQITLNPHKKTTSNGDDNEDDLCVLIFEPLVGSQYSEVEFIKRGGFSLRELEALTSVLKLVGQKDVKQSSGKGNKSYTTRKGNGQRSKHVPSMEKTISDLEGMGVRVYGFDETSSIPMDGSGTVMWENIAGYEPQKREIEDTILLALQSPEVYDEIARATRCKFETNRPRAVLFEGPPGTGKTSSARVIAKQAGVPLLYVPLEIIMSKYYGESERLLGSVFSLANDLPDGGIIFLDEVDSFASARDSEMHEATRRILSVILRQIDGFEQDRRVVVIAATNRKEDLDPALISRFDSIICFDLPDQQTRAEISAQYAKHLTKSELFQFSLATEEMSGRDIRDICQQAERHWASKLIRGQVPKNDKGEPSLPPVEEYVACSEQRRRSLPNRTSKESRLPALKLA; encoded by the exons atggccatgcttctccgccgccgcctcccgctggcccgcctcctccggccgctgcaggccgaggcggcggcttCCACtacctcctcaccgccgcctctccagaaccgtcccgccgccgcgtcgccttccCACGCGCTGGGATCACGTTTAGGGTTTTTGAATGGGGTACCAGGTGCCCCGGGGGCGCGTGAGGCTTCGGCGTTCACTACGGCcggcttcctcgccgccggcgcggccgccgctctCGCGTCTCTGCCGGTGGCCTACGCCGATGCCAATGAG GGCGTTGTAGACTCGGCTGTAAGCTCTGATGCGGCTGTGAAACCTGTGAACCCTGATGCGGCTGTGAGCTCTGAtgtggcggtgggggaggatCTGGCCCataaggagaggaagaggataaTAGAGCTCATTCAGAGCCGAGGGATGCCACACGGGTCATACCCGCAATTTGATGTGGCAGTGAAGGGCCAAAAG GTGGTCGTTAAATTTAATGTACCATCAACTTGTAGCTTATCAGACCTTATTGTTGATCTCGTAACACATATCGGACTTGAGGCAGAACAAGGTGGTGGCGGCTCTGAGATGCTACTGCGTGCTTGGAACAG TGTAGCTGCACGTCAGATAACGTTGAACCCTCACAAGAAGACAACGAGCAATGGAGATGACAATGAAGATGATCTTTGTGTCTTGATATTTGAACCACTTGTGGGATCTCAATATTCT GAAGTTGAATTCATCAAGCGTGGTGGATTTAGTTTGAGAGAGCTTGAAGCTTTGACAAGTGTTTTGAAATTAGTGGGCCAGAAAGATGTTAAGCAATCATCAGGGAAGGGCAATAAGTCATACACAACAAGAAAAGGAAATGGTCAGAGATCCAAGCATGTACCATCTATGGAAAAAACTATATCTGATTTAGAGGGTATGGGAGTTCGGGTCTATGGATTTGATGAGACCTCAAGTATTCCAATGGATGGTAGTGGTACTGTTATGTGGGAGAACATTGCTGGATATGAACCTCAGAAAAG GGAGATAGAGGACACTATCCTCTTGGCTTTACAGAGCCCTGAAGTGTACGATGAAATTGCCCGTGCTACACGATGCAAATTTGAGACAAACCGACCTCGAGCTGTTTTGTTTGAAGGCCCACCAG GCACTGGTAAGACTTCTTCTGCTCGAGTTATTGCCAAGCAAGCT GGAGTTCCGCTGTTATATGTGCCACTGGAAATCATAATGTCAAAATATTATGGTGAAAGCGAGCGCCTTTTGGGATCTGTTTTTTCACTTGCCAATGACCTTCCTGATGGAGGTATAATTTTTCTAGATGAG GTAGACTCTTTTGCTAGCGCTCGAGATAGTGAAATGCATGAAGCTACACGAAGGATATTATCAGTAATTTTGCGGCAG ATTGATGGGTTTGAGCAGGATAGACGTGTTGTGGTTATTGCTGCAACAAATAGAAAGGAAGACCTTGATCCTGCCCTCATCAG CCGTTTtgattcaatcatttgttttgACTTACCGGATCAGCAAACCCGCGCAGAAATATCTGCCCAGTATGCAAAACATTTGACTAAATCTGAATTGTTTCAATTTTCATTGGCCACTGAAGA GATGTCAGGAAGAGATATCAGGGATATTTGCCAGCAAGCAGAAAGACATTGGGCATCAAAG TTGATAAGGGGACAAGTACCAAAAAATGATAAGGGGGAGCCGAGTCTTCCTCCAGTCGAAGAGTATGTTGCATGTTCTGAACAACGCAGAAGATCTTTGCCGAATAGAACAAGTAAGGAATCAAGACTCCCTGCTTTGAAGTTAGCTTGA
- the LOC4330676 gene encoding 26S proteasome regulatory subunit 6B homolog isoform X1, whose amino-acid sequence MAMLLRRRLPLARLLRPLQAEAAASTTSSPPPLQNRPAAASPSHALGSRLGFLNGVPGAPGAREASAFTTAGFLAAGAAAALASLPVAYADANEGVVDSAVSSDAAVKPVNPDAAVSSDVAVGEDLAHKERKRIIELIQSRGMPHGSYPQFDVAVKGQKVVVKFNVPSTCSLSDLIVDLVTHIGLEAEQGGGGSEMLLRAWNSVAARQITLNPHKKTTSNGDDNEDDLCVLIFEPLVGSQYSVSSYEVEFIKRGGFSLRELEALTSVLKLVGQKDVKQSSGKGNKSYTTRKGNGQRSKHVPSMEKTISDLEGMGVRVYGFDETSSIPMDGSGTVMWENIAGYEPQKREIEDTILLALQSPEVYDEIARATRCKFETNRPRAVLFEGPPGTGKTSSARVIAKQAGVPLLYVPLEIIMSKYYGESERLLGSVFSLANDLPDGGIIFLDEVDSFASARDSEMHEATRRILSVILRQIDGFEQDRRVVVIAATNRKEDLDPALISRFDSIICFDLPDQQTRAEISAQYAKHLTKSELFQFSLATEEMSGRDIRDICQQAERHWASKLIRGQVPKNDKGEPSLPPVEEYVACSEQRRRSLPNRTSKESRLPALKLA is encoded by the exons atggccatgcttctccgccgccgcctcccgctggcccgcctcctccggccgctgcaggccgaggcggcggcttCCACtacctcctcaccgccgcctctccagaaccgtcccgccgccgcgtcgccttccCACGCGCTGGGATCACGTTTAGGGTTTTTGAATGGGGTACCAGGTGCCCCGGGGGCGCGTGAGGCTTCGGCGTTCACTACGGCcggcttcctcgccgccggcgcggccgccgctctCGCGTCTCTGCCGGTGGCCTACGCCGATGCCAATGAG GGCGTTGTAGACTCGGCTGTAAGCTCTGATGCGGCTGTGAAACCTGTGAACCCTGATGCGGCTGTGAGCTCTGAtgtggcggtgggggaggatCTGGCCCataaggagaggaagaggataaTAGAGCTCATTCAGAGCCGAGGGATGCCACACGGGTCATACCCGCAATTTGATGTGGCAGTGAAGGGCCAAAAG GTGGTCGTTAAATTTAATGTACCATCAACTTGTAGCTTATCAGACCTTATTGTTGATCTCGTAACACATATCGGACTTGAGGCAGAACAAGGTGGTGGCGGCTCTGAGATGCTACTGCGTGCTTGGAACAG TGTAGCTGCACGTCAGATAACGTTGAACCCTCACAAGAAGACAACGAGCAATGGAGATGACAATGAAGATGATCTTTGTGTCTTGATATTTGAACCACTTGTGGGATCTCAATATTCTGTCAGTTCCTAT GAAGTTGAATTCATCAAGCGTGGTGGATTTAGTTTGAGAGAGCTTGAAGCTTTGACAAGTGTTTTGAAATTAGTGGGCCAGAAAGATGTTAAGCAATCATCAGGGAAGGGCAATAAGTCATACACAACAAGAAAAGGAAATGGTCAGAGATCCAAGCATGTACCATCTATGGAAAAAACTATATCTGATTTAGAGGGTATGGGAGTTCGGGTCTATGGATTTGATGAGACCTCAAGTATTCCAATGGATGGTAGTGGTACTGTTATGTGGGAGAACATTGCTGGATATGAACCTCAGAAAAG GGAGATAGAGGACACTATCCTCTTGGCTTTACAGAGCCCTGAAGTGTACGATGAAATTGCCCGTGCTACACGATGCAAATTTGAGACAAACCGACCTCGAGCTGTTTTGTTTGAAGGCCCACCAG GCACTGGTAAGACTTCTTCTGCTCGAGTTATTGCCAAGCAAGCT GGAGTTCCGCTGTTATATGTGCCACTGGAAATCATAATGTCAAAATATTATGGTGAAAGCGAGCGCCTTTTGGGATCTGTTTTTTCACTTGCCAATGACCTTCCTGATGGAGGTATAATTTTTCTAGATGAG GTAGACTCTTTTGCTAGCGCTCGAGATAGTGAAATGCATGAAGCTACACGAAGGATATTATCAGTAATTTTGCGGCAG ATTGATGGGTTTGAGCAGGATAGACGTGTTGTGGTTATTGCTGCAACAAATAGAAAGGAAGACCTTGATCCTGCCCTCATCAG CCGTTTtgattcaatcatttgttttgACTTACCGGATCAGCAAACCCGCGCAGAAATATCTGCCCAGTATGCAAAACATTTGACTAAATCTGAATTGTTTCAATTTTCATTGGCCACTGAAGA GATGTCAGGAAGAGATATCAGGGATATTTGCCAGCAAGCAGAAAGACATTGGGCATCAAAG TTGATAAGGGGACAAGTACCAAAAAATGATAAGGGGGAGCCGAGTCTTCCTCCAGTCGAAGAGTATGTTGCATGTTCTGAACAACGCAGAAGATCTTTGCCGAATAGAACAAGTAAGGAATCAAGACTCCCTGCTTTGAAGTTAGCTTGA
- the LOC4330677 gene encoding GDSL esterase/lipase At1g71250 → MMRLKVTILVVAFVLSAGVHISAAAAAAGQREEVHLVPAVYVFGDSTVDVGNNQYLPGNSPLQLPYGIDFPHSRPTGRFSNGYNVADFIAKLVGFKRSPPAYLSLTPQTSRQLMRGYRGANYASGGSGILDTTGTTVVTLTKQIVYFAATKSKMMSNGGGDGNSSSASASAIDDLLSKSLFLISDGGNDLFAFLRQSNRTASQVPSFYADLLSNYTRHVQALYSLGARRFGIIDVPPIGCVPSVRVTSQAGATRCVDAANDLARGFNSGLRSAMARLAGSGALPGMRYSVGSSYNVVSYLTANPAAAGFKVVNSACCGGGRLNAQVGCGAPNSTYCGNRNGYLFWDGVHGTQATSRKGAAAIYSAPPQMGFASPINFKQLVSS, encoded by the exons ATGATGAGGCTGAAAGTGACGATACTGGTGGTAGCATTTGTTCTCAGCGCCGGCGTGCatatctcggcggcggcggcggccgccggccagAGGGAGGAGGTGCACCTGGTGCCGGCGGTGTACGTGTTCGGCGACTCGACGGTGGACGTCGGGAACAACCAGTACCTGCCGGGGAACTCGCCGCTGCAGCTCCCCTACGGCATCGACTTCCCGCACTCGAGGCCCACCGGAAGGTTCAGCAATGGCTACAACGTCGCCGACTTCATCG CGAAACTGGTGGGATTCAAGAGGAGCCCGCCGGCTTACCTGTCGCTGACGCCGCAGACGAGCCGTCAGCTCATGCGAGGCTACCGCGGCGCCAATTACGCTTCTGGAGGATCCGGCATTCTCGATACCACT GGGACAACCGTCGTCACGCTGACAAAGCAAATCGTGTACTTCGCGGCCACCAAGTCAAAGATGATgtcgaacggcggcggcgatggcaacagctcgtcggcgtcggcgtcggcgatcGACGATCTGCTGTCCAAGTCTCTCTTCCTCATcagcgacggcggcaacgacctgTTCGCGTTCCTGAGGCAGAGCAACCGGACGGCGAGCCAGGTGCCGTCCTTCTACGCCGACCTGCTGTCCAACTACACGCGGCACGTCCAGGCGCTGTACAGCCTGGGCGCCAGGCGGTTCGGCATCATCGACGTGCCGCCCATCGGGTGCGTGCCGTCGGTGCGGGTCACCTCGCAGGCGGGCGCCACCAGGTGCGTCGACGCCGCCAACGACCTCGCCAGGGGGTTCAACTCCGGGCTCAGGTCGGCGATGGCCAGGCTCGCCGGCTCCGGTGCTCTCCCGGGGATGAGGTACTCCGTCGGCAGCTCGTACAACGTGGTGTCCTACCTCACGGCGAACCCGGCCGCCGCGGGGTTCAAGGTGGTGAACAGcgcgtgctgcggcggcggccggctcaACGCGCAGGTCGGGTGCGGGGCGCCCAACTCCACCTACTGCGGCAACCGCAACGGGTACCTGTTCTGGGACGGGGTGCACGGGACGCAGGCCACCTCCAggaagggcgccgccgccatctacTCCGCGCCGCCGCAGATGGGCTTCGCCTCGCCCATTAACTTCAAGCAGCTTGTTTCTTCTTGA